One Bacteroidota bacterium DNA window includes the following coding sequences:
- the recO gene encoding DNA repair protein RecO, with protein sequence MIIKSRALVIRTVDYSESSRIATLLTEQSGKLAVMAKGARNPKSAYGHLIQPMNELEVVLYFKPGRDVQTLSQAGLITARRQLMADYDRMMDGFRVLEWVNRFPVTAEDASVMYQLVSRVLDLLDAGATPNPLWMAKFLVRLGQIGGYEPNVYECTSCGKRLSEFRTDQTGRFRLSGGDVWCPDCQGNHDSGFSVSMATVAQMAAWLYPGSVPAATGGVTIRDELEHLMEKHLMYHLDL encoded by the coding sequence ATGATTATTAAAAGCCGGGCATTGGTTATCCGTACGGTGGATTACTCCGAGTCGTCACGGATTGCCACACTGCTGACCGAGCAGTCGGGAAAACTGGCGGTGATGGCCAAGGGCGCAAGAAACCCGAAATCGGCTTACGGGCATCTGATCCAGCCCATGAATGAACTGGAAGTGGTGCTGTACTTCAAACCTGGTCGTGATGTGCAGACTCTCAGTCAGGCCGGATTGATAACAGCCAGAAGGCAGCTGATGGCCGACTATGACCGCATGATGGACGGATTCCGGGTGCTGGAGTGGGTCAACCGGTTTCCGGTGACAGCCGAGGATGCTTCTGTGATGTATCAGCTGGTCAGCCGGGTTCTCGATCTGCTCGATGCCGGTGCCACCCCCAATCCGCTCTGGATGGCAAAATTTCTGGTGCGTCTGGGTCAGATTGGCGGCTATGAGCCCAATGTATATGAATGTACCTCATGCGGAAAGCGCCTGTCTGAATTCAGAACCGACCAGACCGGACGGTTCCGTTTATCGGGTGGTGATGTCTGGTGTCCCGACTGTCAGGGGAACCATGATTCAGGATTCAGCGTCAGTATGGCAACAGTGGCACAGATGGCAGCCTGGCTGTACCCGGGCAGTGTGCCTGCAGCCACGGGGGGAGTGACCATCCGGGATGAGCTGGAGCATCTGATGGAAAAGCACCTGATGTATCATTTGGATTTATAA
- a CDS encoding Do family serine endopeptidase, whose translation MKINWNNVGLVGLGMVISAVLFMRMDWIPVSSATGGDKEIVLGKKQADPGQYEAFPDPSPRIRAISRDLLPTVVTVQVTGSSRRQDYQFHNDDFFRRFFPDFPNREPDGDSRTPRFYGSGSGVIVTEDGYILTNNHVVEDATEDGIKVVLYDKREFKGRLIGRDPQTDLAVVKIDGTGLPVAPLGNSEKVEVGDFVIAIGTPLSQNLSSTVTMGIVSAIGRSIGIIGDRYGVENFIQTDAAINPGNSGGPLIGMSGSVIGINSAIASSTGGYQGYGFSIPINLARKVATDLIRDGKVLRGFVGISMREVDGTLAKALNLKPGMGVLVQDLVSGGPAEKAGIKQGDVILSVDGTEVSSGGMVQALIASKRPGDKVKMTIWRENKEKDFSVELVERASLETVASGKPEGPATESEAAVAKATVPKLGIEVRPLTRQEQKKYQTETGLFISRLTTESGFSQLAVGQVIVEVDRKEVRTVDEMTKILNGKSSGDAVLLKIKTPDGQPQYMGANVL comes from the coding sequence ATGAAAATCAATTGGAACAATGTGGGTCTGGTCGGACTGGGGATGGTCATCAGTGCCGTCCTTTTTATGCGGATGGATTGGATTCCTGTATCCTCTGCAACGGGTGGTGATAAAGAAATTGTACTTGGAAAGAAACAGGCCGATCCGGGTCAGTACGAGGCATTTCCCGATCCCAGTCCGCGGATCAGGGCCATTTCCCGCGATCTGTTGCCAACCGTGGTGACAGTGCAGGTGACCGGTAGTTCGCGCAGACAGGACTATCAGTTTCACAACGATGACTTCTTCCGCCGGTTTTTCCCCGATTTCCCCAATCGTGAACCCGACGGAGACAGCCGGACACCCCGGTTTTACGGATCGGGCAGCGGCGTGATTGTTACAGAAGATGGTTACATACTCACCAATAACCATGTGGTGGAAGATGCCACCGAAGACGGAATCAAAGTGGTTCTTTATGACAAACGGGAATTTAAAGGCCGTCTGATCGGCCGTGACCCGCAAACCGATCTGGCAGTGGTCAAGATTGACGGAACGGGATTGCCTGTGGCGCCCCTGGGCAACTCTGAAAAGGTGGAAGTCGGTGATTTCGTCATTGCCATCGGTACACCACTTTCACAAAACCTGAGCTCGACGGTAACAATGGGAATTGTATCTGCCATCGGCAGAAGCATCGGGATTATTGGGGACCGGTACGGAGTTGAAAACTTTATTCAGACCGATGCCGCCATCAATCCAGGCAACTCGGGCGGACCGCTGATCGGCATGAGCGGATCTGTCATTGGAATCAATTCGGCCATTGCTTCGAGTACCGGCGGGTACCAGGGCTATGGTTTTTCAATCCCGATCAATCTGGCCCGCAAGGTAGCCACCGATCTGATCAGGGATGGAAAGGTTCTGCGCGGGTTTGTGGGAATCAGCATGCGCGAAGTGGATGGCACTCTGGCCAAAGCGCTGAATCTGAAACCTGGCATGGGCGTGCTGGTTCAGGATCTTGTTTCGGGCGGCCCTGCGGAAAAGGCCGGAATCAAACAGGGTGATGTGATTCTCTCTGTGGATGGAACCGAGGTGTCATCCGGAGGCATGGTTCAGGCCCTCATTGCCTCGAAACGGCCGGGAGATAAGGTTAAAATGACCATCTGGCGAGAGAATAAGGAAAAAGATTTCAGTGTTGAACTGGTTGAACGGGCCAGCCTGGAAACGGTGGCGTCTGGTAAACCGGAAGGACCTGCAACCGAGTCGGAAGCTGCTGTGGCCAAGGCCACTGTTCCGAAACTGGGGATCGAAGTGCGTCCTCTGACCCGTCAGGAACAGAAAAAGTATCAGACCGAAACCGGTTTATTTATCAGCCGGCTGACGACCGAATCCGGCTTCAGCCAGTTGGCGGTGGGTCAGGTCATTGTGGAAGTGGACCGGAAGGAAGTCCGTACGGTGGATGAAATGACCAAAATTCTGAATGGAAAGTCATCGGGTGATGCTGTTCTGCTGAAGATCAAGACACCGGATGGACAGCCACAGTACATGGGCGCGAACGTGTTGTAA
- a CDS encoding integron integrase, producing MLSVRQTIRVQHLSLRTEQAYLKWILHFIRFHKNQHPDQMGASEIRTYLNWLADQQQVAASTQNQALAALIFLYRHVIKREIGPIDGIHFVKKPPRAPTVLSREEVKRIIAFLDGDDSLITRLLYGCGLRLLEALQLRIMHLDFDNRSIIVFNAKGSKDRRVPLPDSLQAPLREQIERVRLMHQADLQLGLGAVWLPEAYARKYQSGNRDFKWQFLFPMSRVSEDPVSGKTYRHHLLASTFQRRLADAIRQSGITKRASSHTSRHSYATHLLEMGYDIRTVQELMGHVDVRTTMIYTHVIQASNRLVKSPLDW from the coding sequence CTGCTCTCCGTCCGGCAAACCATCAGAGTCCAGCACCTCTCTCTCAGGACCGAGCAGGCCTATCTGAAATGGATCCTCCATTTCATCCGGTTCCATAAGAATCAACACCCCGACCAGATGGGGGCAAGCGAAATACGCACATACCTGAACTGGCTTGCCGACCAACAACAGGTCGCCGCCTCCACCCAAAACCAGGCACTGGCTGCCCTCATCTTCCTCTACCGGCATGTCATCAAACGAGAGATCGGCCCGATCGATGGAATTCATTTCGTCAAAAAACCTCCCCGGGCCCCAACTGTCCTCTCTCGCGAAGAAGTGAAACGCATTATCGCATTCCTCGATGGAGATGACTCTCTTATTACCCGGTTACTGTATGGGTGCGGACTGCGCCTGCTCGAAGCACTCCAACTCAGAATCATGCACCTCGATTTCGACAATCGAAGCATCATTGTCTTTAATGCCAAGGGATCAAAGGACCGGCGCGTTCCGCTTCCCGACTCACTGCAAGCACCGCTTCGTGAACAAATCGAACGAGTCCGGCTCATGCACCAGGCCGATTTGCAACTGGGATTGGGTGCCGTCTGGCTCCCCGAGGCCTATGCCCGGAAGTATCAATCGGGAAACCGTGACTTCAAATGGCAATTTTTATTCCCCATGTCCAGAGTCAGTGAAGATCCGGTTTCCGGGAAAACCTACCGTCATCACCTGCTTGCCTCGACGTTTCAGAGACGCCTCGCCGATGCCATCCGGCAATCCGGCATAACCAAACGGGCTTCCTCCCATACCTCCCGGCATTCCTACGCCACCCATCTGCTCGAAATGGGCTACGATATCCGAACAGTCCAGGAACTGATGGGACATGTCGATGTACGAACCACCATGATTTACACGCATGTGATTCAGGCTTCAAACCGCCTCGTCAAAAGTCCGCTCGATTGGTGA